A region of the Pricia mediterranea genome:
TATTATTTTGAACCTCCAATCTGGCGACGGCAGCATTAGACCTTAAATTTCATCGCGTTGCGCGTGAACAACTAAACTCATAAACTCCCAAACCTCTAAACTTTTTCTTAAAACTTAATATCCAGTTCTTCGGTCACAAGATTGCCCCCTGAATAGTATTCGAAGAACCAGGTGCCATTTTTCTCGAAAACGACCCCGTTGGAGCCTTCTGCCTCCGCCAAATAGAAGTCCGGCATTGAGGTTTTATAAATTTTCATTCGGATTTTAGGCGTATTGTCAACTAACTGGTAACCTACTGACACTTCTTGGGCGTACAGTGTTCCCGTGGCAATATCCGACAGGTTTGCTTCGGTCCGCTCAGAATTGGATGCCGCCGTATCGTTGTCCCTATACGTTCGATCGGTTCGGGAGGTCGATTTTTCCGGAGTTTCGTCTGCCGGGACGGCCTTTTCAAGTTTGGAAGACCTCGGCCTTCTGTCCACATATCGCTGATTTTCACGGGTGGCCTCCTGCTCCACCAAGATATCCGGACGGTTGGCCGAAGAATGGTTTCTACGACGCTCCTCCGCTATTTCCCGTACATCGTTCGCCATATCGACGCTCACGGAACTTGAGTTTCCGGCCTTTCCGTTATAGGCATAGTTGAAACTATCGAGGGAGCTGAGCGCATCGCGAATGGCCTCTCCGTACGAGTCCTTATAATCCTTCTCCTTGCTTTTACCTTCCCTTGTGGCGAACACTTCTTCCCCGTTGCAATTTTCCAAAACAATGGAGGCCTTGGTCGTAAACATCGATGATCCGTCGACCAATTTTGCCCGGAGTCCCAAGCAGCCGTTGCTTTTGAGGTCTTGGGGGAGCTTATCCTCGTAGACCGCTTCAAATCCTTGTTCGGAAAAAAGGTGTTTGACCAGGGTGCTGGTCTGATATTGGTTCTGCCGTTTGAAATCCTCAAATTTCTTAGGAACCACAATATACTTGTAGTCGTTCAATTGTTCTTGCGCCATAGCGAGTAGGCTAAATAGTGTTAAAAATAGTGTCAGTGCTGTTTTCATTTTCTTTATCAATAATAGTTTCAATGGGAAAAATTCGAATTCCATTCCGAAGCTTCCAAAATTCGACGGAAGTTAACGAATTATACTATGGAAGGTCAACAATTGTGCCACGGATTTAACATTGGAACTGAATCGGCATATCCTCCTTTTGTGGGGTTTCACCGTACGAACCCTAATCAATTAAGGATACCTCTCCGTCTTCTATTCCCAGGCAATGATGTTCAATCCGAGTTGGAAGGACGCGTAACGACTATCTGCAAGGTTGCGGTACGATAAAAGATTATCCGCCATAGCGTAAAGATTAGCAGGGCCCAATTGCAGGTTGAGGCCCAGGCCGAGGTTGGTGTACGAGAATTTATCGACCGTATAGGTGCCCTTGACCGCCATGATATTACCAATGCGCCGCAGGTAAAAGGCCGTCAAGGCAGCTTGCGGGCCCCTGGGCCGATTGATCATATATAGCTGTCCGCCTACACTATTTGCGTATTTTGGGGGAAGCCTTACCCCTCTTGGCTTAGTCCCACACTTACAATTACCTCTGCGTGCCACCGTTTCGCCAAAGTTATAGCGGAGGGAAGCGTGCAATTTGGTGGGACGAAAGGCAACGTATGATTGAGAATTCTCTTCGTAGGGCACCAAGGATTCCACATCATCGACCAGGTCTTCCCAAAAATCGGTATCGGGATTGATAGTTCCTTCGGGAGTGATGACAACCCCTTCGACCGTAGCCGAACCTTTTAGGGTATAGTTGTTGACGTCGTTCGTATGGTAGATCAAACCAAGGTCCAACAGGCTACCGGTGAGTACGGTCTGCTCGTTCAGGTAATAGGTGAACCCTAAATCGACGCCAAGGCCCAAATTGCCGCCGAAGAGTGCTCTTTTGACCGCGGTACTGGCAATATTACCTTCTTCCCTGGCGTCATAGAGGGACTCTAGGCCCGAAGTGCGAAGCTCGGCATCGGCGTTAAGGGTGGTGGCGAAGATATTTCTTTCACCTTCCGTGGTCACAAAATAACCCCTGTTTTTGGTGGAGTTAAAATCGAACACACTGGAATAGATTTTCGCCCTTCCTCCAAGAATCAGGTCGCGGTTGATTTTCTTGTTGATTCCAAAATGCAACACATTCATTAATTCCCCCCGGGTTTTTAAGTGGCCGACGTCAAATCTTTGATTCAGCCTGTCGGCGTTACCTTCAATGGCCAAAATGGCATAGTCTTGAAACCAATATCCAATGGCATCCCCTTCAAGGTACATCCCCCCGGAATAAAATAAGTCAGGGTCGC
Encoded here:
- a CDS encoding DUF5723 family protein; amino-acid sequence: MRIPHLLFIVLLWACIPVKAQNKQLLYDFTEIPQAGMVNPGMETDFHWYAGIPGVSGIMVQAGSSGISVNDIFANDGLDINDKVRERAVYGMKPTDELSGTFQVEFLNFGFRGRDPDLFYSGGMYLEGDAIGYWFQDYAILAIEGNADRLNQRFDVGHLKTRGELMNVLHFGINKKINRDLILGGRAKIYSSVFDFNSTKNRGYFVTTEGERNIFATTLNADAELRTSGLESLYDAREEGNIASTAVKRALFGGNLGLGVDLGFTYYLNEQTVLTGSLLDLGLIYHTNDVNNYTLKGSATVEGVVITPEGTINPDTDFWEDLVDDVESLVPYEENSQSYVAFRPTKLHASLRYNFGETVARRGNCKCGTKPRGVRLPPKYANSVGGQLYMINRPRGPQAALTAFYLRRIGNIMAVKGTYTVDKFSYTNLGLGLNLQLGPANLYAMADNLLSYRNLADSRYASFQLGLNIIAWE